The Coccidioides posadasii str. Silveira chromosome 3, complete sequence genome contains a region encoding:
- the MAF1 gene encoding RNA polymerase III-inhibiting protein maf1 (EggNog:ENOG410PK3A~COG:K) → MKFLPLSEFEDVTNALNFDTPDCHVVGGCDLYTTKAAGGDKKLYRNIENSLESQYESLLRLSASLSPPHASSAAASLNLSRSSPFGPLSEHSSRRTFAYLIATLNASHPDYDFSHLLRPTDFRREKSLKKVMNTIDSTLFNLRPQMARDVTPPTPLSGSAPHVPTTAHSWGPRMWKIIDEQMSLKECSIYCYSPEEDPYDGDDASIWSLNYFFFNKARKRVCYLYLRGISVLSRLADGAATPIATKRNIDDGYLTPDLGARKRARYWLGDYAFAKAQDLSSDEDDEIEILSGPSRPVVDDQGNYALSDEEVRSRSGSKANAVRTMSEEVADSMEF, encoded by the exons ATGAAG TTCCTCCCACTGAGCGAATTCGAAGACGTTACAAACGCCCTCAACTTTGACACTCCTGACTGCCACGTTGTCGGAGGATGCGACCTCTATACTACAAAGGCTGCTGGTGGAGATAAaaaactgtacagaaatATTGAGAATTCTCTCGAGTCGCAGTATGAGTCACTTCTGCGACTATCGGCATCACTTTCGCCACCGCATGCCTCTTCCGCGGCCGCATCGCTCAACCTCTCGCGTTCCAGTCCCTTTGGCCCATTAAGTGAGCACTCAAGTCGTCGAACTTTCGCATACCTGATCGCTACTCTCAACGCAAGCCATCCTGATTACGACTTTTCTCACTTATTACGACCTACAGACTTTCGCCGGGAGAAGAGTTTGAAAAAGGTCATGAACACGATTGACAGCACGTTATTTAACCTGCGTCCGCAGATGGCGAGGGATGTTACGCCGCCAACACCGCTCAGCGGTTCTGCGCCGCATGTTCCAACAACAGCACATTCGTGGGGCCCAAGGATGTGGAAAATAATTGATGAGCAAATGTCGCTGAAAGAATGTAGCATATATTGCTACTCTCCCGAAGAAGATCCTTATGACGGAGATGATGCTTCCATATGGAGCCTAAattacttcttcttcaacaAGGCGCGGAAGCGTGTCTGTTATCTCTACCTTCGTGGAATCAGCGTTCTTAGTCGACTAGCGGACGGCGCCGCAACTCCAATCGCAACGAAAAGAAACATTGACGATGGATACTTGACCCCGGATCTTGGTGCACGGAAACGTGCACGATACTGGTTGGGTGATTACGCCTTTGCCAAGGCCCAAGACTTAAGTAGCGACGAGGATGACGAAATTGAAATACTTTCCGGACCGTCTAGACCGGTTGTAGACGACCAGGGGAACTATGCACTGAGCGATGAAGAAGTACGCTCGAGGTCTGGCAGTAAGGCGAACGCTGTCAGAACGATGAGCGAGGAGGTGGCAGATTCCATGGAATTTTAA
- a CDS encoding uncharacterized protein (BUSCO:411919at4751~EggNog:ENOG410PJEE~COG:U~TransMembrane:2 (i47-66o355-377i)~BUSCO:7719at33183): MNGFADHGLDEDAFGENSGIAAGLRTFDAFPKTKPTYTTASRRGGQWTVFTFLFCGILVLSELISWHGGTENHHFSVEKGVSEEIQLNLDLVVRMPCDSLRVNMQDAAGDFILAAELLHKTPTSWDAWNREMNFAGKGGSRQYQTLSAEDNVRLAEQEEDQHVGHVLGEVRRSWKRQFPPGPKLKRKDVVDSCRIYGSLEGNKVQGNFHITAKGLGYYDPTGMVNVNDMNFTHLITELSFGPHYPTLLNPLDKTVAATKDKFYKYQYYLSVVPTIYTRAGTVDPYSQRLPDPSTITPSQRKNTIFTNQYAVTSQSRTISQGPYSVPGIFFKFDIEPILLVVSEERGSLLALLVRLVNVVSGVLVAGGWVFNFALWAVELWGRKRRGANLGVLGNHEAEE; this comes from the exons ATGAACGGTTTTGCGGACCATGGCCTCGACGAGGATGCGTTCGGGGAGAACAGCGGCATTGCGGCCGGTTTGAGGACGTTCGATGCTTTTC CAAAGACCAAGCCTACATATACCACGGCTAGTCGTCGCGGAGGCCAATGGACCGTTTTTACCTTTCTCTTTTGTGGTATCCTTGTGTTATCGGAGCTCATCTCCTGGCATGGAGGAACGGAGAACCATCACTTTAGTGTGGAGAAAGGTGTTTCAGAGGAAATACAGCTTAATCTCGATCTTGTCGTTCGGATGCCGTGCGATTCACTGCGTGTGAATATGCAGGATGCAGCTGGAGATTTTATCCTTGCAGCGGAGCTACTTCACAAAACTCCGACCAGCTGGGACGCTTGGAATCGCGAAATGAATTTTGCTGGAAAGGGCGGGTCTCGGCAATATCAGACATTGAGCGCGGAGGATAATGTGAGATTAGCTGAGCAGGAGGAGGATCAGCATGTAGGCCATGTGCTGGGTGAAGTTAGACGGAGCTGGAAGCGACAGTTCCCTCCTGGACCGAAATTGAAACGTAAAGATGTGGTCGATTCATGCCGGATTTATGGTAGTTTGGAAGGAAACAAGGTGCAGGGAAACTTTCATATTACCGCAAAGGGACTGGGGTATTATGATCCGACCGGCATGGTGAATGTAAATG ATATGAACTTCACACATCTGATTACTGAACTGTCCTTCGGCCCTCATTATCCAACGTTATTGAACCCACTGGATAAAACAGTTGCGGCTACAAAAGACAAGTTCTATAAGTATCAATACTATCTCTCTGTCGTCCCCACAATCTACACCCGCGCCGGAACCGTTGATCCGTACAGCCAACGGCTTCCTGACCCTTCCACCATCACTCCCAGCCAGCGCAAGAATACCATCTTCACCAACCAATATGCAGTCACCTCCCAGTCTCGTACGATATCACAAGGCCCATACTCCGTTCCAGGAATCTTCTTTAAATTCGATATAGAGCCTATCTTGCTGGTTGTGAGTGAGGAACGAGGGAGTTTGCTCGCTCTGCTGGTCAGGCTGGTTAATGTTGTTTCGGGGGTGTTGGTTGCAGGAGGCTGGGTGTTCAACTTTGCATTATGGGCTGTTGAATTATggggaagaaagagaagggGCGCAAATCTGGGCGTGTTGGGGAATCATGAGGCTGAAGAGTAG
- the VAS2 gene encoding AP-1 adaptor complex sigma subunit Aps1 (EggNog:ENOG410PN82~COG:U~BUSCO:14808at33183): protein MAINYLILLSRQGKVRLAKWFITLSPKDKAKIIKDVSQLVLSRRTRMCNFLEYKDSKVVYRRYASLFFIAGCSSTDNELITLEIVHRYVEQMDKYYGNVCELDIIFNFQKAYFILDELLLAGEMQESSKKNVLRCISQQDSLEDMETEQDIVTKLM from the exons ATGGCAATTAA CTACCTTATCCTGTTGTCGAGACAAGGCAAAGTG CGTCTAGCAAAATGGTTCATCACTCTTTCCCCCAAAGATAAGGCAAAAATCATCAAGGATGTTTCTCAGCTCGTCCTCTCCCGACGCACTCGCATGTGCAACTTTCTCGAATACAAAG ATTCCAAGGTAGTCTACCGACGATATGCATCCTTGTTCTTTATCGCTGGCTGCTCCTCTACCGACAATGAGCTCATAACCCTGGAAATTGTCCATCGATATGTCGAACAGATGGATAAGTACTACGGCAATGTCTGTGAACTAGATATTATTTTCAATTTCCAAAAGGCATATTTCATCCTCGACGAGCTGCTGCTCGCCGGAGAGATGCAGGAGAGTAGCAAGAAGAATGTCTTGCGATGCATCAGCCAACAGGACAGCTTGGAGGATATGGAG ACAGAGCAAGATATTGTGACGAAGCTCATGTAG
- the BUD32 gene encoding serine/threonine-protein kinase bud32 (EggNog:ENOG410PQ9A~COG:K~BUSCO:10869at33183) translates to MTEEFTPPPLPPPFTSNKTPPVLLAQGAEARLYKTDFLNPSFPAALKFRPSKPYRHPILDRRLTRQRVLQEARCLVKLLKEGISVPGVLSVDWNTGQGEDETGNGGAWLLMEWIEGPAVRQVVNHWEKWMKHCESATKGNNSGMNENFERSAEEDIRSLLRRIGRVIGALHKAGVIHGDLTTSNLILRGQSNENTTNIDPHSTTLKPNLEGEIVLIDFGLASQSVQDEDRAVDLYVLERAFGSSHPRTEIFFDEVLKAYRESFKGASSVLETLKKVRMRGRKRSMIG, encoded by the coding sequence ATGACAGAAGAGTTCACGCCCCCTCCTCTACCCCCGCCTTTCACATCAAACAAAACTCCGCCCGTCCTTCTGGCTCAAGGTGCTGAGGCTCGCCTGTATAAAACCGATTTCCTCAATCCTTCATTTCCGGCAGCGTTGAAATTTCGCCCTTCGAAGCCGTATCGGCATCCGATTCTTGATCGAAGACTCACGCGCCAACGCGTTCTCCAGGAAGCAAGATGTTTGGTTAAGCTCTTGAAAGAGGGCATATCGGTACCGGGGGTCTTGTCTGTTGACTGGAATACGGGTCAGGGGGAAGATGAAACCGGGAACGGAGGTGCATGGTTGCTGATGGAGTGGATCGAAGGCCCTGCCGTCAGACAAGTTGTAAATCACTGGGAAAAATGGATGAAGCATTGTGAAAGCGCTACTAAGGGGAATAATTCTGGAATGAATGAAAATTTTGAACGCTCTGCCGAAGAAGATATTCGTTCGCTATTACGAAGAATTGGACGTGTCATTGGCGCCCTGCATAAAGCAGGCGTTATTCACGGAGATTTGACGACGAGCAACCTCATTTTGAGGGGTCAATCCAACGAAAACACTACCAACATAGATCCGCATTCAACGACCTTGAAACCCAATTTGGAAGGAGAAATTGTTCTTATCGACTTTGGTCTGGCGAGTCAAAGCGTACAAGACGAGGACCGAGCGGTGGATCTTTACGTGCTTGAGCGAGCCTTCGGAAGTTCGCATCCCAGAACAGAGATTTTCTTCGACGAAGTCCTCAAGGCTTACCGAGAAAGCTTTAAAGGTGCAAGTTCGGTGCTTGAAACACTGAAAAAGGTTCGGATGAGAGGCCGAAAACGAAGTATGATCGGATAA
- a CDS encoding uncharacterized protein (EggNog:ENOG410PMH2~COG:Q~BUSCO:9766at33183), whose protein sequence is MTIAMKPGHEFAVFKGTKSGKVVRDITRRAALQGNEVLVRVTHSGLCGSDLHYRHSGCVLGHEGVGVVSEVGPNVLKLREGDRVGWGYLQNSCAHCKQCINGHQIHCPDLQTFGNHNKDQGSMGHAAIWTEPFLFRIPESITSADAAPLMCAGATVFSIFDQYNIRPTDRVGILGLGGLGHIAVQFSKHMGCQTVVFSGTNDKKNEALALGADEFYPTHGVEEFKDIEPVDHLIVTTSAQVDWALYLPVLAPRSSVYPLTVAFGDFTIPYMPLLRQGLKIVGSIVASVPVHQRMIEFAARHNIKPTVELFDMDEEGIERAMDRLAEGKIRYRAVLVAPEST, encoded by the exons ATGACGATTGCTATGAAACCTGGGCACGAATTTGCCGTTTTTAAGGGGACGAAATCCGGCAAAGTCGTTCGGGATATCACACGCAGGGCCGCCTTACAGGGGAACGAAGTGCTGGTGAGGGTTACCCATTCAGGGCTCTGCGGATCCGATCTTCATTATCGGCATTCCGGCTGTGTCCTCGGGCATGAAGGTGTTGGTGTCGTCTCTGAGGTCGGACCGAATGTGTTAAAGTTGAGAGA GGGAGATCGGGTTGGCTGGGGCTATCTCCAAAATTCCTGTGCCCACTGCAAGCAATGCATCAACGGCCACCAAATACATTGCCCCGATCTCCAAACCTTCGGGAACCACAACAAAGACCAAGGCTCCATGGGCCACGCTGCAATCTGGACCGAACCGTTTCTTTTCAGGATTCCAGAATCCATCACAAGTGCCGATGCCGCACCTCTAATGTGTGCAGGTGCCACCGTGTTCAGCATCTTCGACCAGTATAACATCAGGCCGACAGACCGTGTGGGAATACTCGGTCTCGGGGGACTGGGTCATATTGCCGTTCAATTTTCAAAGCACATGGGCTGCCAAACGGTGGTGTTCTCCGGTACGAATGACAAGAAAAACGAAGCTTTAGCACTGGGTGCAGACGAATTCTACCCCACGCATGGGGTAGAGGAGTTCAAAGATATCGAGCCGGTTGACCATCTCATTGTCACTACCAGCGCCCAGGTGGATTGGGCTCTATATCTACCTGTTCTTGCGCCGCGGAGCTCAGTCTACCCTCTCACGGTAGCGTTTGGAGATTTCACTATTCCGTATATGCCATTGCTGCGTCAAGGTCTCAAAATTGTGGGATCCATCGTGGCTTCGGTGCCAGTACACCAAAGGATGATTGAATTTGCGGCACGACATAATATTAAGCCAACGGTTGAGTTATTTGATATGGACGAAGAGGGTATTGAAAGAGCTATGGACCGACTGGCAGAAGGAAAGATACGGTATCGTGCTGTGCTGGTTGCGCCAGAGTCTACCTAA
- a CDS encoding uncharacterized protein (EggNog:ENOG410PJZC~COG:E~BUSCO:10621at33183) has product MKLVLSTSNIVSGGPSVVRRITSAKSNVELLNSLRYNFVAAQQIEPAHTNESLHGTHSPPRKLAYSDYTTWTSKDADTLYVPAIDFSTSGLTEDRSQYDITVKLFYLPGIPASRRCEHTCAAIDLVLKELHVGSIDLLIVSFPGIAFDADDEEEEVVNGDAESEFNNMVQTWRTLESLHEKGMIAQLGLAEFDKDRLEKFLPYTKIRPSVDQINVKDCCVVPKDLILYAKEENIELLTHNDCTDILPRGTTRDLLSRAENGAGILAVAADADDGGIKGDIEPQWVVKYTAVVKDRGVIENKGYFALAEVGTCIRTSS; this is encoded by the exons ATGAAGCTTGTGTTGTCTACGTC AAACATTGTCAGCGGCGGGCCATCTGTTGTCCGCCGCATTACATCCGCGAAATCGAATGTCGAGCTGTTGAATTCGCTCCGGTACAACTTCGTCGCAGCCCAGCAGATCGAACCCGCCCATACAAACGAAAGCCTCCATGGGACGCATTCGCCTCCTCGGAAACTCGCCTACAGTGACTACACCACGTGGACCTCCAAAGATGCTGATACCCTCTACGTTCCGGCCATCGATTTCTCAACGTCTGGCTTGACAGAGGACCGCTCTCAGTATGATATCACGGTGAAGCTGTTCTACTTGCCAGGGATACCGGCCTCGAGGAGGTGCGAACACACTTGTGCCGCCATCGATCTCGTTCTGAAGGAGCTACACGTCGGTTCTATAGATCTCCTCATCGTTTCGTTTCCCGGAATCGCGTTTGACGCAGAtgacgaagaagaggaagtGGTCAATGGCGATGCGGAGTCGGAGTTCAACAATATGGTGCAGACGTGGCGAACATTGGAATCGCTTCACGAAAAGGGGATGATTGCGCAACTTGGACTGGCAGAATTTGATAAGGACCGGCTGGAGAAATTTCTTCCGTATACCAAGATACGACCCTCCGTGGACCAAATAAACGTTAAAGATTGCTGTGTTGTACCAAAGGATTTGATATTGTACGCGAAGGAGGAAAATATTGAGCTTCTAACGCACAACGATTGCACTGATATCCTTCCCAGAGGTACAACGCGAGATCTACTATCGCGCGCAGAAAATGGCGCAGGCATCTTGGCAGTAGCCGCAGATGCCGACGATGGTGGTATCAAAGGGGATATTGAACCACAGTGGGTGGTAAAATACACGGCAGTGGTCAAAGACCGCGGAGTAATTGAAAACAAGGGCTATTTTGCTCTTGCTGAAGTCGGAACATGTATACGTACTTCTTCATAG
- a CDS encoding uncharacterized protein (EggNog:ENOG410PHP1~COG:S~BUSCO:8617at33183), translated as MADADEKAKAEKLAAARKRVAQLQKKKGKKSGKKEKPAGGPSKEPELAEPAPVPDEADAPPEAPEQEPEPVTKDDEPEKAQERSTESFPDAPNETPEANASEKAEGGQDDIVPSLESRHRRQPSLSIQSKMRSSSFRNSSISQTGLTPTGSGVKSPPLPPLSPDGNTAPELFRKQALRLEELERENKRLEQELETADARWKKSEEQLEDLREANTETVELKERLVTAEKKAEYVEKLKAEITALQRQNSHLQTKSHRSSNSVTVSGKPESPPSELQSQLESKSATIEAMELEISNLRAQLASQTEKASTIETQLSSLKDELSSVRAALDKEEKEHANTKSRMDRMIEKSVSEGVTQASTQTLISNLKDELEQVNSAKAEAENRTATMEKKLEALGNLHKESEIRHQARLRERDKFEKDVLTLRRKLVTIENENSRLKEERERTRKREVVSTGDDEALDDLENEEQARLERTIRELEGEIFDLRRGIWKERKRELTADHGSDVDVAETLSNPGGTFDDVDLIGGPSGPEHSRRRSTAANKPRQHSSFATVLSSGIAAFTGTAHPHRPGSSGLRRSLELLSEKDREEFLEDDGMFDEDAFARAQEEEETKKRAEWEREVKNKLKGWKGWRLDLVDCRYGAQGAGVGLGEIFEV; from the exons ATGGCCGACGCTGATGAGAAGGCCAAGGCCGAAAAGCTTGCAGCTGCCAGGAAGAGG GTAGCGCAActacaaaagaaaaagggaaagaaatcagggaaaaaagagaaaccCGCCGGTGGACCGAGCAAAGAGCCCGAACTTGCTGAACCAGCCCCCGTCCCGGATGAAGCCGATGCACCTCCAGAAGCACCAGAACAGGAACCCGAACCAGTAACAAAAGATGACGAGCCCGAAAAAGCGCAGGAGAGGTCGACCGAGTCTTTCCCAGATGCCCCCAACGAGACTCCAGAAGCGAATGCTTCTGAAAAAGCCGAAGGCGGGCAAGACGACATTGTTCCCTCCCTAGAATCCCGCCATCGTCGCCAACCGTCGTTATCCATCCAGTCCAAGATGCGCTCCTCGTCTTTTCGAAATTCGTCGATTTCTCAGACTGGCCTGACTCCTACAGGCTCCGGGGTGAAATCTCCACCTCTGCCGCCACTGAGTCCGGATGGAAACACTGCGCCTGAGCTGTTTAGAAAGCAAGCGCTGAGGCTAGAAGAGCTAGAAAGGGAAAACAAACGGCTGGAGCAGGAACTAGAGACGGCAGATGCCAGATGGAAGAAGTCAGAGGAGCAGTTGGAAGATTTGCGCGAAGCGAATACGGAGACAGTGGAATTAAAGGAGAGACTTGTCAcagcagagaagaaagcaGAATATGTTGAAAAATTG AAAGCGGAGATTACAGCCCTACAACGCCAGAATTCCCATCTTCAAACAAAGTCGCACCGGTCTTCAAACAGTGTCACTGTATCTGGGAAACCCGAATCGCCACCATCTGAACTCCAGAGCCAACTAGAATCTAAGTCCGCGACAATTGAAGCCATGGAACTAGAGATATCGAATCTACGCGCCCAACTCGCCTCACAAACAGAAAAGGCATCTACAATAGAAACCCAGCTATCGTCCTTGAAAGATGAATTGTCTTCCGTTCGAGCTGCTTTAGacaaggaagaaaaggaacatGCAAATACGAAGAGTAGAATGGACCGGATGATTGAGAAATCCGTCAGCGAGGGTGTGACTCAAGCTTCCACCCAAACACTAATCAGCAATCTGAAGGATGAGCTTGAACAGGTGAATAGCGCAAAGGCAGAGGCGGAAAACAGAACAGCCACAATGGAGAAGAAGCTTGAGGCTCTCGGCAACCTTCACAAAGAATCTGAAATTAGACACCAAGCGCGGCTTAGAGAGCGTGACAAGTTCGAGAAGGATGTGCTTACGTTGCGTAGAAAGCTTGTCACAATCGAAAACGAGAATTCGCGGCTCAAGGAGGAGCGTGAAAGAACTCGAAAACGCGAGGTGGTAAGCACGGGGGACGATGAGGCATTAGACGACCTCGAAAACGAAGAACAAGCCCGTCTAGAGCGAACAATTCGTGAACTTGAAGGGGAGATCTTCGACCTTCGGCGTGGTATTTGGAAGGAGAGAAAACGGGAGCTTACCGCTGACCACGGCAGCGATGTCGATGTTGCTGAAACCCTCTCTAACCCTGGGGGTACCTTTGACGATGTGGATCTTATTGGTGGCCCCAGCGGGCCTGAGCACTCCCGCCGTCGCAGCACAGCGGCGAATAAACCACGCCAGCATTCATCTTTCGCAACGGTGCTGTCTAGCGGTATCGCTGCATTTACGGGCACCGCCCACCCCCACAGACCCGGCTCGAGTGGCCTACGCAGAAGTCTTGAACTCCTTTCGGAAAAAGATCGCGAAGAGTTCTTAGAGGATGATGGCATGTTTGACGAGGATGCATTTGCTAGAGCgcaggaagaagaggagacCAAAAAACGGGCTGAATGGGAACGTGAGGTGAAGAATAAGCTGAAGGGTTGGAAGGGATGGAGATTAGATTTGGTTGATTGTCGGTATGGCGCTCAGGGTGCTGGTGTAGGACTGGGCGAGATATTTGAGGTCTAA